CTCGAGCTACTTAACAGCAAACGTACAAGCAATAAAAAACTAACCCTAGCTGCTTGTTAAAACATGGGTAAAACCAGGATAGCTAACCTGAAGTCTAACAAAAGGTGATTGGGCAGTGGTCCCGTCGTCAATAATGGCTGCCATCCGTTCAAGTACACGTGTTACGTCATTAACACCGATTGCAAATTGTTGCTAAATGCCACAAATATTATAATCAGACAATAATAAAACCACAAGGTTAGTCGAAAAAAATGAGTACAGCATTGGCTAAGACATCAAACCTTAAGCCACACTTTTTCAGGCAAGGAGTTTCCAGCCAGCGCTCTGGCTGACTCTATCCCTCTGTTCATTGAAataacataataaaatttaactacGTAAAACAACAAGtagttgaattgaaaaaaaagggTATTTGTTAATCGAAGCTAATTGTTTCGAATTATTTACCTTCGGATTGATTCAAGCACGTGAATGAGCCGTTCTCCTTCATAGCAACTTTCAGGACccgaagaaaaataaaaaagtaagaAATCAAAAGACAGTTTTTATAAAATCTAATGAAATTAAAAGAGACATACTCTTGCTGTTGAGGAAGGGCGCCATCCTGAATGTTGTTTTTAGCCGCCTTGTTTCTAGGCGGCATGTTTCTTGTTTGCAGAGTTCGCTCGCTCCTTCTTCGATGAAAAGTTCATAAGAAATCTATTTAGAAAAGTTCATTGAACTTTATGGGGTATTATGGTCCTAAAATTGGCCCATTTATATAGTTGTCAAGTTAATAGGCCCATGGCTAGTTCCAATCTTGCATGGctataacatttaaaaaaaaactaaaccaaatcCAATGATCCAAAAAAGGGAAAAGTTTAGGCTTATTATCCAAAGAGATGGAAAAAAATAGAGGTAAGCAATGATATTAGCAAAGTGTGACCGGTTTAAATATACTACAatctattctttcaaattttaaaatttaatctttatattttaatttaaaggacattaaatatttatattttttatttaaaattttggtcTCTCCGTTTAATTCCGTCATTAAAGTTAATCATGtcaaaagtaaaataatttttaacgctcaataattatatttttatcaatttggtctttttactttaaaattacataaaattcttaaaatattattttcatactttaaataaaattaataaaaattaaaaaatatataattttataaaattttaaaaatggttttaaaaaatataaataaaatttcaattctcaatgTTATCTAAATCAGACTGAACCAACTAGTTCGATGGGGAACCTGTTGGGTATCGGTCCAATGAGAGGTAAAAAAATTAGTTGATTTGCGAACCGATACAGATTAGTTGAATCAAGTGAAAAATCAGTTGAACCGATTTTGAATTGGTCTAACAAATTGGTTCTAAACAACCAGCCCAATCATTTCaaaacaaataaattattaaaaattataaagatagatTCAATTGCCAATTCAACTATGCTTCAGTCCGGTTCAACTAGTCTATATCGATTCATAGGTCTAtcgaattttaaaacttttaaacttTTTTAGCCCTCGACATTTATAGTTTTTTTGACAATTTGGTCCATACTCTTTAAAAGTATGCAAATTTTTTAGGTAAACTACCTAACTAGTAACTCAACTTTTTAGgtgctttcattttggtcactcaaataaaaaattttcaaattggtCGCTACCGCTACAATAATTTATTGTTTTGGTCACCTATCCATTTTCTCATTAAGGAAGCCTGATGTGACATGACACATAATGTGCATATAATTAGTCCTTGTAGGCTGATATTTTCCATGTaagtatataaatattttaaatccattctcttcttttcttttcaccATAATGTAAAAGCTCTAATCCTAAAATTATCTTTTTTCATAAACTTTCTAGTATGTTTTCTCTTAACGAATTTCCTGATAGATGCAATAATTGTAAGCTTGCAAGACAGGTTTGTTCTTTGGGAGTGTTCTCAATGAGATTATTGTTTGAAAGATCCATGGTGGTAATTAGTTAAAGAATGTGGTATATTCATGGAGTCTCCCTTTCATACTAGCAATTCGCTCCTTAAAAACTCCCATTAACGAAGTAATCAATAATTGCATTTGTGTCATCTGGTTTGGCAGCCATTGCAGTTAAATTTTGGAAACATTTTGGTATTTCCCGACAAATTGTTCACACCAAGGTCCAAGATTTGCAGTGAACTAGGCTCTCAAAGCTCACAATTTTGGGTAAGGGCTTTTACGTTACCAAAAAATAGGAGAAGAAAATagatttaaaatatttacataattacATGGAAATGTCAGCCAGCAAGGACAGACATCACGTGTCATGCCATATCAACTTCCGTTAGTGAGAAAGTAAACGAgtgattaaaatgataaattatttgatcaaattgaaatatttttttatttgggtGATCAAAATTAAAGCACCCAAAATATTAAGTGATCAACTAGATAgtttacttaattttaaaaaaattaaattattatatatttaaaaacatatatttttaaaaaattataaattataaaaatatatatatgaaaactctttaaaattcaaaaacaaaaataaaaagatttttaaaatataaaaattaaaatttaatgttatttaaattagATTAAAAATTAAGTGTGCATCGTATGATGAGAATTCAGATTAAAAATCAGTTGAATTGGGAGTTTGGCTTTTGATATTTTTTTCTGGATAATACTAAAACTGAGGGGTTGAAACATTGGAGTGCCTTCAAAGTCTTAACCCATTAAAGTAGAAGCCCAAATCACCTTAGTTATCATAAACCTCGGATGAAAGGGTATTTTATCAATCAGACGATATCATTTCACTACTAATcaaattcattaatttattaaataaaaacacttaattaaaacataaataagTGCTTGTCCATAATTTTACTATACATGTGTATCTCTTCgtaaaaaactttaaatttaattattatgtaGAAAGATTTTCTACAACACAAGAAATTCATTCTTACAGTTATGCTTAGGATAATATATTCTCTAGGGAAAGTATAGAGCATCTTTAGATTAGAAAAGGCGGTCATTATCTAACAACCAACAATCAGTATACTGTTGTTGATCAAAAGAGTAGCAAGAAATCCCTTAATATCTCGGAGGTGCAACTGTATTTGCCTGTACATCAGATCTTGTTCCAAATATTTTACTGTTTTGATCAAATTGAACATCGGATGGCGCCTGGAAGTGGAACTACCTGTTTTTATGATCATACAAGAGATGGACCCTTCTCTCTAACCGGCTGATTACCTAGCAAACGCTTATGCAATAAAAAGTGAAAATATCACGAGCCTGAGAAGACCCAAATTTTTAATCACCCTGGCTAGTTAGCCGAAAAAGTGGTGCAAGACTGTGGAAGCTGGGGTGATCCGGGAAGAGTAGCTACCCGATTGGAGGAATTGTTATTGCCACCGTTGTTGCTTTTTGGTGCTCCAATAATTTTCGAAATAGCTGCGGCTAAGGCTCTGCTGAAATTTGGATCAGAAGCAATGGCTGCTGTAACAGTTTCAACCATAGAAACAGGAAGTTGCCATAACTGCATTGCCGATACTGCAGATAACTTGGGAGGAGCCAACATGGAGTGCCCTAAAATCTGTGGGTAACCGTGCACAGGTAGTGGAAATGTAGCTGCGGAAGGCGGCGGCCATAAGAAGGGAACGGCATTTGGGCCCTGAGTCAAGTCAAGGGTTACGATAGGGAACGGTGCCGCTGAGGGGGCCATTGTGGATGCATTGGGTAAGGAAGGAAAGTAGCCAAAACTTGGTAGGCTAAGGCCATCCTTGCTTGTTGTTGAACCTGATAGCAACATTGCTGCAGCGGCTGACGTAGTGTTAGCCAGAGCAGTGGCTGCTGGTGGTAGAGGATGATTGTGATTCCCTTCATATGTGGTTATGAGAATGCTTTTATCCTCCGCACATCTTTGCACCTGCTTACGTACTGGGCAGCCAACAGCCATGGTGCAACGGTAGTAGGCTCGTGGGCAAGGATTACCCTTGGCCAGCTTTTGACCATATTTCCTCCATTGACATCCATCGCTAATCTGAAAATTTTCATCCATCATTTTCCGCAAATTTGTCTTAAACGTTGCAAATAGAAATTGTACAGAAGCACTTTAGTATATATACTTACCAAGGGAGCTTCTGATCTGGCTCTAATCGACACTCTGGCTTTCCTAAAAGGTACTTCAGAGACTTGCTCTTCCTTGTTAGAATGATCTAGCTTTAGACATTTTGTCGGTCTCCAGCTTTGAGACGTTTTATCGGAACCATCTTCAACAGAAGCGTGCTTTCCTGGAATTTGATGTTCACCTTCCTTCGATACAACTTCCATATTTTTCCCTGGGGATGCTGACAAATCTTGTGTTCTATCGTTAGATGCCGAAGGTTCATTGACATCTAATGCAGCCGATGGTCGTGGGTCCATGAACTGTGGGACTGACATTATGGGACTTGACGTGCCATTTACTGCATCCTTCTGTTTGAAAATAAAACTCTTTCATTAgccaatagccacacacacacacatataagcttGATATATTCATCCATGAGAGTTGAAAAACAATGCTAGTCTTATTAAACAATCTCCATCGCGCATCTAAATATCAAAATCAAACGACACTGTTTTATATTTAGGGTATACACCATGTACTGATTTAACCTAAGAACGATGGGGGTTTGAAGAAAGgaaaacaaactcttttatctttttatttagaatcGTCTAAAGAGTGCATACGATGGGTTGGAAAATAAGCCTAAATAGGTGGTTGAGCTGACGCCGCCTATTTTGTTTAGTTGCTAGTCTTTTTACTCTAGCCCTTCATTTACAAGGGCAATAGGTGTGGCACTTGGTGAAACGTATCTATAGATTGGGGGATTGAATTGTTCATTAATTTAATGACAATTTTACCTTGAAAGATATAGGaagttttccaaaacaacaagGTCTAAATGTAAATGTAAAAATTTTCGAGAAAAGATGATACCGGATCAAGGGAGCGCACTCTCCCATTCATGTGAAGCACGTTAACCAAgtttacttatttaatttacaCATAAAAGGGacatatttgatgaattgtcaacaccatagaaataaatattaacaaGCTTTAATGTTTAGTTGTTCTTAAGAGGATAAAATGATTTTGATTCTTCTATATCTGATTGAATACTGAATTACATAGTAAACTGATGATATATACTAGAAAATATCTGGTGTTTTGAATTCAACTTAAATATTTCACCTTTTCTGTTTTATTTCCAAGCGCCAGTTTTTGCACCGCCATGAATAGTTGACCTTGCAGCTCTTTGTAGCTTTTGGTAATCTGACCCAACGTGCATCTCAGTCTCCTATTCTCTTCATTTAACCTTTCTAACGCAATCTTAACATGACTGATCTGAAAACCCCAATTCACCATTCAACAAATTGAAACTCATAGaccaaagaaaattttaaaaatatggtaGAACGTTTTTCGAGTAAGAAATAAGAACAACTTACTTCAGCTTTGGGTTTCTCTTCATTGGCTATCCTTGAAACTCCGGAGCTTGAACTGAGAAGATTTAATCCAATCTAAAACGCCATATATATTTAGTCAATGAAAGTAAACTCAAAATTTCCA
This is a stretch of genomic DNA from Gossypium arboreum isolate Shixiya-1 chromosome 11, ASM2569848v2, whole genome shotgun sequence. It encodes these proteins:
- the LOC108472826 gene encoding uncharacterized protein LOC108472826 — translated: MPPRNKAAKNNIQDGALPQQQDCYEGERLIHVLESIRRGIESARALAGNSLPEKVWLKQQFAIGVNDVTRVLERMAAIIDDGTTAQSPFVRLQAILLAADCNPKWLTKHLPTLAKSRKVRLIIVKDDKKGSLRLGELVKLKTAVAIGVKARGSAINQIMEEILDGDEPN
- the LOC108473014 gene encoding probable WRKY transcription factor 47; protein product: MEKQLRRELRFLHSGDCPTQDSGEPDGALDDSGDHVKPLIKEMDFFPNHNQSHDCHQGRKIDNNNNSPLSSLLDSDVNIGLNLLSSSSGVSRIANEEKPKAEISHVKIALERLNEENRRLRCTLGQITKSYKELQGQLFMAVQKLALGNKTEKKDAVNGTSSPIMSVPQFMDPRPSAALDVNEPSASNDRTQDLSASPGKNMEVVSKEGEHQIPGKHASVEDGSDKTSQSWRPTKCLKLDHSNKEEQVSEVPFRKARVSIRARSEAPLISDGCQWRKYGQKLAKGNPCPRAYYRCTMAVGCPVRKQVQRCAEDKSILITTYEGNHNHPLPPAATALANTTSAAAAMLLSGSTTSKDGLSLPSFGYFPSLPNASTMAPSAAPFPIVTLDLTQGPNAVPFLWPPPSAATFPLPVHGYPQILGHSMLAPPKLSAVSAMQLWQLPVSMVETVTAAIASDPNFSRALAAAISKIIGAPKSNNGGNNNSSNRVATLPGSPQLPQSCTTFSAN